The following are encoded together in the Cicer arietinum cultivar CDC Frontier isolate Library 1 chromosome 2, Cicar.CDCFrontier_v2.0, whole genome shotgun sequence genome:
- the LOC101499543 gene encoding F-box protein At2g26850-like — MLLYFITCVSFFLFLKPFLLIKPLPTWTNEVRLISLLFHKDMLCVKSITKLFRNKFLVGLLCQIPTRLSQKNDVVEENKDVSQQDLLDLPELVLECILEKLPPSSLCQMANVCHSLRERCVSDHLWERHMKNKWGRVIGSVAYREWKWHVASKNNVGSLNRHHGKQRSLIKFMSSLHWPFSWFMRMKVDNKSVKKQSYLQPPDSFMTLYLALENGNFWFPAQVYNRENGHVGFMLSCYDAELSYDPNTDTFQARYPPHGRRAIAAEHGIQWERLRAPPVDTPPHDLHISDCLHDLHPGDHIEIQWRRNKDFPYGWWYGIVGHLESCDGNENYCSCHNSDTVILEFNQYTSGSRWRRTAISRKDHREEGNEADGFYGGIRKVKSESEISIWKSLWPSEVLD, encoded by the exons ATGTTACTTTACTTTATCACTTGtgtttctttctttctgtttttgAAGCCTTTTCTACTTATTAAACCACTTCCAACATGGACTAATGAAGTGAGGTTAATCTCACTTTTGTTTCATAAAGACATGTTGTGTGTGAAATCTATTACAAAGTTGTTTAGGAACAAGTTTTTGGTTGGTTTGCTTTGTCAAATTCCAACAAGATTGTCTCAAAAGAATGATGTTGTTGAGGAGAATAAGGATGTTTCACAACAAGATTTGTTGGATTTGCCTGAGCTTGTATTGGAATGCATTCTTGAGAAGCTACCACCATCTTCACTTTGTCAAATGGCTAATGTTTGTCATTCATTGAGGGAGAGATGTGTGAGTGATCATCTTTGGGAGAGACACATGAAAAACAAATGGGGTAGAGTTATTGGTTCAGTTGCTTATAGGGAATGGAAATGGCATGTTGCTTCTAAAAACAATGTTGGAAGCCTTAATAGACATCATGGGAAACAAAGGAGTTTGATCAAGTTTATGTCATCACTTCATTGGCCTTTTTCATGGTTCATGAGAATGAAGGTTGATAATAAGAGTGTCAAGAAGCAGAGTTATTTGCAGCCTCCTGATTCTTTCATGACTTTGTATCTTGCTCTTGAGAATGGAAATTTTTGGTTTCCTGCTCAAGTTTATAACCGTGAG AATGGTCATGTAGGATTTATGCTATCATGCTATGATGCTGAGCTTAGCTATGATCCAAACACTGACACTTTCCAAGCAAG GTATCCACCACATGGAAGAAGGGCTATTGCAGCAGAGCATGGAATCCAATGGGAAAGGCTAAGAGCACCGCCTGTCGATACACCTCCACATGATCTTCATATCTCTGATTGTCTACATGATTTACATCCTGGTGATCACATAGAGATTCAATGGAGGAGAAACAAAGATTTTCCTTATG GTTGGTGGTATGGTATTGTAGGTCACTTAGAGTCATGTGATGGTAATGAAAATTACTGCAGTTGTCACAATAGTG ACACAGTGATACTAGAGTTCAATCAGTACACTTCTGGTTCGCGTTGGAGGAGGACAGCAATCAGTAGGAAAGATCACCGCGAGGAGGGAAACGAGGCGGACGGATTTTACGGTGGAATTAGAAAGGTCAAGAGTGAGAGTGAGATTTCCATTTGGAAAAGTCTTTGGCCTTCTGAAGTATTGGATTAA